AAAATTAAGTAAGCTACcataggaagaaaaaaaaaccaagatgaAGAGAATTCATTAATGTGAGGTGCAATGCTGTATATGTTAAGACTTTCTTCTTCTGTTCACATGAGGTGTGTATTGGACACCTCTCCGTGGCTCTTGGTCGGAGATGGCCCAGCCTGATATGTACCCATTAGTGTAAAAACATACAAAGAGTGTGAATCTGTCCATCAAACTGTTATAAAACAGGCCACCAAAACTAGATCACTGGGAACCGACATAACCCCTGCAGACATGTTACAATAACGCAGACATCAGACTGTCAATCAAGATCACATACAAAGGGAAATAATTCAattaccaatacatgtatacaatcaCATCATTTGTTAATGAGGCCTCTTATTGTTATAGCAAAGAACCACAGGTATAATACTCCAGTTTTTATTCGTGATATATTGCATAAGAAAGTATATTTCTTGAATGTACagtttcatttcaataaaatttcactggtgtcaattaatttttacagaATCAATTTAATTGTTGCAGTATTGTCTTAATTCTTTATCTTAATAAGTTGATATAACAAAATGTTTAAGACCTGGTAAACAGTCTATTTACACGATTCAGAGATATATTCACTATGTGCAGTTTGATAGCAATAAAACAGATGCATGCCCATATGTTTTTACTAATCCACAGGCAACTAAGCAGAAAACTACAGATTTAAAACATGTGGCCCACAAAGTTCCCCTCCTAAGAAATATTTCAACTTTTCTAAGTAAGGAAAGTGGTCTAAGATGTTTAACATAATTAATAACATTCTAataccggtaattgttttcagTGTTCGGTGCATAACATTCAGATACTAGATCATCTTCTTGCTTATCTTTCTCCACATATTCCCCTTACTTAATCCCCTGAATCCCCATTAACAAAAGACAATTACGTTTTTTACTTTCATATATAGTGTCTAGAGTCATTTTACAACACATGATCTTGTAAAAGCCTGTTTAGGCCTATGATGTTAATTAACAGCCAAGCCTTCTGGGTTCAATATTCTTAAAAACGAGAGATATTTACAAATCTGTAACAACCAAACGtaacatttttatcttaatctggaagaaaaaataaataatgagtATCGCGAGTACCACCCAACATAATTACTCCCACACTCACTTTTAATCAAAACATGGGTTAGGCAGTTGAATATATCGTCTGCAAAAGAAAACGAATCAACGTTACCAGAATGATATTCTCTCTCATTTGTAGAGCCACCGACTGTCGGATCTTCGCAGCCTCGCCCTGGCGGTGCAGGACCTGCCTGAATTTTCTCTCCGACATGTTTTATGTCACTTTCTGTCTTTTATTTTCATCTCGTCACGGAAGTCTACTTTCTCCGCcatgacatttttatttcacaagGGGCGCAACTCTTTCGATCTGATGAGTAATATCTGAACCACTAATCCGGATTAAGGTGGTTACATTGAGATTTTTGTTTGTAAGATAAATCTTATTTAAATTCTTCTACTGGGTCATAATATGTTGGGCCATAGGTTGCATTAATGATCgagaaattttgataatttttaccAGAGACTGTTTTACATGGTGgtttggaaaaggggggggggggggggggggctccgtGATCTGgatgtcattttattttaattttttagatgtACAATGATCActaaatatttagatataagAAAACGCTCTGTTTACAAAAAGTGGAAAAGGGGTGCTATTATCTAATGGaatggaccgaaaacccttggctagcaatgATGGGTGCTGTAGACTGTTATTTATTTAGACTATTTAGAAATTTAGTTAAGCCTAATTATTATTTCTAAAGTTTCTATTTCTGAAAAAGAATCAACAGGAACGTATCTAGCAAAACGAGGGCTAGCAAAAGAAAGGGGGTGTTAGCTCCGGCCATCACAACTTTTTCTGAAAACCGAAATTTTTTCATGTGATGCTTTTTTGGGCTGAGATTAATATAATGAAACTTCGCGAATTCGCCAATATTAGgcctaaatattttaaaaccgAGGCTGAATGtgcaccaccccccccccccacactccTCGATAAGGATTGTGATGATTGAGAaaatttttgtttccttttttaatGTTTGGCTCGTCAGTATATTTCGGCAGATCTCTCCCCACCCAACCCTATAAAAAAAACGCAGCGCACCTTATCAGAATAGAGCTAGACTCACACTGAAGTTGAATTGCTTGAGCACGTTTCAAAAGacatcttttaaaatatcaatgtcaCCAAAATTCAcagataataataaaacattgataattCCATTTTAATGATGGCTAAATAATCTAATAATTTGGCTAAAGAGTTTGTCagatatgtatattttcattatgcaTGTAATTATCGTAGATTAAATCATGTGAATTCATTGCGAAATAAAAGGAAACTATCATTaacgtgtgtgtgtgttgggtgttgggagggggggggggtagcacAGGTTTACATCAGAATCAAGCGCCCTCTCACAAAACTTTCTTATGCTTACatgtaaatcttcaaaatatgattaaatttttcCATACGAAACCTAGTgatatcaatttgatttttttttttaaatttgacttCAACATGTTTCGACTGCACCAATGCAGTACTTTTTAATGCAATAGAAGAAACCCATCAACACAATTAATTAAGAAAGTGCGGTCCTCATATTgactaataaaaataaaaacacataaaacaacTGCATCGCCTTACatatattcatgtttttatGTATGACATAAAAATACAGTATCTGAACGTCTTGACCATTCAAAGAACTGCATGAAGCGAAATGTATAAAAACGctttcagttaaaaaaaaaaataaacccacAACAAATCACTCatgtttacaaatgtctaatTACCCAAACAAGTTGCAAAAACATTACATTCACTGTCTTTGTTAAAGATCTCACTTATATTTTTCTAACAGTCTATCTGTGTTTGGTACGTCACCCGTGTACCGCCAAAACACTCTCTTGACATGCGCGGGCATTTTAGTTTCTACGATTCGTTTGTTTGTGGTTCCGATAAAGTGACCACCAGTGGTCACGATTCCACAATGGGTGGTTCCGTGGTTGCTAGGGAACGCCACGATGTCACCACGCATCGGAATGGACACGGAGTGAAAGCATCCACACGCGTGAATGACTTCTGATCGTCTGTTTCCCCATTCTGATGACGAGGCTGGCGAATATCCGCAAAACCTTAATCAGAAACAAAAAGAAGGGAAAATATTAGAACAACCATGtaaaaactttttcattaaataGGCTTGCATAAAACTATTTAATTTGGTGCCTAGATAATCAGAATTTGgaactttcatttttattttcaattttattttcattcattggTTCATGTTGACTAACAATCATGTTATATTATACATAACTTAATAAAGATCCGCGCATTCATAATGAATATACGACTGTTTGTTGtcaaatgataatttatatGGAAAAGATTTGTGAAGCAGGGGGGCTGGCGAAGTATattacttcaatttcactcctcatttccttattttcatatcaaattttttacatactcccaaaaaagtgggggggggggggggcactccatgataattcaattttttatatgttgatttaaaaaaaattgttgctgcgagaaaaagtggggggggggggcaggccccccccccccctggccccccctgatgctacgtgcctgacacgccaagtttatcgattggtcgagacctagggaaaatcacggactgcacgaaataatttaataatgactatgtcagactcaaagtctcacaggagacgatttggctgtttcctTTAGTTATttcatataaacaataaaatgctttctttgatgattcatgcgggttatgaaggtagcgatcataaCGCGggtgttgtatttttttctgcaatgccactaccttcatatcccaaatgaatcaccaaaaaagcattttattgttttaaatgaaataagtgTAATATACTCTccattcagaattttttaacatCCTTGATTAATGAagaattaacattttaaacttcttgcaTGCACAGCCTTAAGAATACAAACTTCTTTTTGCCATCTAACTAAATAGATCAAACAAAAACTACGGGACCTTGTCTGATATGAACCCATGCCCTTATCCACAAAATCGATCATTTAGCACCAAACGAAGAAATAATTCTGCTATTGTTTCTTGAGTTATTATCATGTTGTCAATCATAAACATTTAACACGATGAATCATCCACAAgaattaaggaatgaatttgtTCTGTAGCGTTTTGATGGCCAGTTGACACATAGTCATCGTTACCATGGTTTCTGGCGGGGTGCTGTCAGCCCAGCCTCCGTGATGACGTCATACACAAACATGGCGCACTTGTCCTTTTTCTTGGCCCCGTGGAGTTCACTGTCCTGGGACCACAGAAGGCTGCCGACATGGCGCTTGGCGATGTTGAAGATTCGAAGGTTACTGGAAACTCGTTCTGTGACAATCAGGCCTCCAGCAAGCTGAGAGAACATTAAATGCTTAATTAAGAttgttaatttgttattaatacaTAGCACAAGAACATGGCTTGAAATTCTTTGAATTCTAAATCTTTGATGTAACACAACCTCTGGAATGGATGATTACAGAATCCTAATGactttgtatacatgtatttgcaaagGTTGAGTCAAACTTTCTAAGGaggcttttgaacttggtccaTTGTGATTAACGGAATGAAAGTGTGTTactttgtggggtttttttcggACGGAGCTGGAGGTATGACTGAATCAATTTATTGGTTTTTGTCGATTACAGTTTATTAAATGCTCTATGCTATGTTCGATAACTCTAGGTAATCTCAACCACACAATTCGTCAATTGATATACTTTAGTTGCTGATTTTATGTCATCGTACTGAATTTAAGAACTGTATAAATACTAGCATTTTGTACTATGTTTGATAACTGTAGGTattcttaactttttttttatttttcaaggaATATAAATGCAGTTTTACTTTGAATAAAGAAATACTATGGTAGCTGATTTTAGGTCATCGTGCTGAATTTAGTAACAGCATAATAGCTATAATGGAATGGTCTCTAGAAAATTGTATCATTGCCACCCTTGGTTGACGAGGACAAACATACATGACCATATGCTTATCATCTAATATATACTGTAACACATGCACTAGAAAGTACTATTGTTGTTTACCGTTAAGCAAGCACTAGAGAGTGCTATTGttgttaataataaataaaattaatattaccaaaattattaaacaatGCCTCGTTACCGGAAGTAAATAACGATAGTTTAccaatattgaaaaacaatgcatCTTTAGAAAATTGCACTTTCTCAAACTTACTCTGTATTCAGCCATGATTTAAACCACGCACTCTCTACCGGACGTTTTCTAGCTATCAACCGATCGAGTTAGTTTACAAAGGTTTTTATTCGATGAGAAAATCAATCTAAGGGAAAGTTAGTTAAATAACAGAGATAAAGAATTGTTTAAAGTGTCAAAGTTTTTGGACCCAGTTCAATTCATTTCTTTCAAACAGAATGTTTTCCGAAATATGACAAGACATGCttttgtacatttacacaaCATATCAAGGTAAAGAAAATTCTTTTATTATAATCCATGCTAAATCAACTCTTTAGTTGTTCCAGTTGCGTTTCCGGGCGGCTTTCCATTGTTAACTTAACCATACTGACTTCCTCTGAAATCAATTTATATAGAAtgcacagtaaaaaaaaaataatgaagctCCAATATAAAGTTAAATTGAGTGGGAAAAACCATTTGCTTCAAACATAGAATGAACCATCAAATTGTTTTTCcttatgtattattttaatgATAGAATTCCAGAAATAAAAAcgaggaaaaaaaatatttatccttCAAGGAAGGATCGAGCTAGCTTTCccggcatatatatatatatatatatctatatctatatctatatctatatatatatatatatatatatatatatatatatatatatatatatcagatgTCACAGTACTCTTagaataattcttatttatgttgaaTTAATTTCGATACAATTACTTTTCATAGTTTTCACACCGTTCGTCTGATTTCTAATTTAAACTGGTTATAGTTACATACATGTGTGTACAACatgcatacaatgtatatatttatatgatcaTTCGAATTCCCATGCATGTTTTGTATCAAACATTGGGAAATATGAACACcacatataataatgaattctTAATAATGAATTCTGATTGTTGATTGTTTCgagggaaaaaaaaaccacaggcagcaaaataaaaatgttgaaaagaaaCATTTGCTGTGTGTTCTTATATAGTGTTCTCTGATTTACTGTCCGTAGGAAAATGTAAATGTGTGGGAaagcttgtttaaaaaaaatctgacttCCATGTTCTCATTTAGATATAAAGCTTTGAAATTCGTTGGAAGTTGTTTTGTGAATTTTGCAACATGCAACTCTCTGATCCTTTACAAACAGAGAAAGAGCATACATATATCCCTTGATGATTCTATTATGAAATACTtatcgagaaaaaaaaatatcttgtgAAATGATGGGCTGCGGATATGCAACGTATAAGTTACTCTATTATTCCATCGAtatctaaaaacattttatatagcCTTTATATAAGGTACATATCTGATTAAACGTGTTTATGTGGTAAGATGcatgaatataatatatatattttttacatatagaAATTGTATATAAACTGGTTATCTGTATATAATTTAGGTTGtctatattatatgtatatttacatcaatcAAGTATGATTCCCCATGCGCGGaaaatccagaaaatttttcccgggggggggggggggtccgatggttatttgagtttgccgggagggggggggcatatttttggtaattttataatgtaatttaaagaaatttgaatattacagAGGGGTGTCCGGACCCCCCTAAACCCCCTACATCCGCGCATGTTCCATCTacttcttacggaaacttatatagccaattcatagctctatagaaacagccaaactgaaatctacacgaccCGTTTATccattggtcgaaatctacagcgactgaaactgacaggactgaaatctacacgccctgtttGTTGATTGGTTGTAACCTACAGCGacccaagaaaaatcacggactgcacgaaataatcatgatcatgtgatgtcagactcaaagtctcacaggagaggAATTGACCGTTTCTTTTAACTAACGTACTTaatatgtatattacatgtatcagtaatttagtgaattttactcacattttataatcaatttattaattagttaaaaggaaaatataaatataaacaataaaaggctttctttgatgatttatgCGGGTTATGATGGTAGCGATCATTGaacaaaaattacataatcTGCTTACGTGGGTTATGTgctttttctgcaatgtcgccaccttcatatcccgaatgaatcaccaaagaaagcattttattgccgaaatataattatacatgtttttgtCCAGTATCTacattaatattataattatataccaGAAATACGATTACAAAATCCATGTccatacaaaataatttaaaaaaaattatccgtACAAACAACTTAAAAAATTTCTGGGCtcatcaaaataattttgatactTTTCATAGTTTTCACACCGTTAGTCTGACTTGTAATTTACACTGGTTATACACTGAACCATTTCCTGCGCCACAAGTGGTACGGCCCTTGCCTCTGTTAAGATCCATTGTACTCCCCCATCTCAGAATGGGAAATTCCGCCGATACCGTAGCAATGAGTAAAACATCTTGCTGTTCTCACCAGATTGCAACGAGGTACATGCAGGGTAACCAACTATTTCTTATCGTATACCTATATCGTTGTTTCGCAATGAGAATTAAGATAAGCCGCTGTGATTCATAGCAGCTTTATGACTGTGTCATAATCTTTctgataaaacacaaaactgcACTGGGAGCAAACATATACCCTGTTGGTAACCCCCCCAACCTTTTATCTTTGGCATAAACACTGTGCAGTCGAAGACTCCCCACTTACCAAAATCCGCCATTTTGTTCATCAGCCATTTCTGACGGGTTTACAGAAACGTAGAAGAAACATTTGGGAGTTGAGAAATCTTACTCCTTAGGTTTCATATTTTAGGAAGAGGGGAAAAGTTGTGAGTACTTCGTCTGCTGCGACAGAATGAAGGGAATAGTGTTCGTTTCGTGTTTCTTGGGATTCCTTTGTCTCTCCATGGGACAGGAAGATATCCCATCTGATTGCGGAGTCTGTGATCGCAGCGCCTGTCCGGGGCAGAAGGACAAGACCTGCAAGGCCGGAATCACGCGTGACAGGTGTAAATGTTGCCAGGTATGCGCACAAGCCGAAGGCGAGATCTGTGACATGTCCGGGGCCAGCAACAAGTACCCACCCTGCGGGGACTACCTCACCTGTAAGATGGACCAAGACAGGAACATCGGGATCTGTGTCTGTGACTACCAGGACACACTCTGTGGTACCGATGACGTCACCTACACCAGCATCTGCCAGATGAGAGAGGCTCAGAATACGAAAGGGCGTGACCTCAAAGTGAAGAACTCCGGACCCTGTAAAACTGGTGAGTGATTGATGCCATCTGCAGACAATTAGCATTGTGTATTTTTGTAGTGGAGGGACGAGACAAAAAGTGAAGCTAGGGaccacaggcacttgtttctgagaaaaaaaattaccctaTAGTATGATAATTATACTATAGGGTAAATATTTtcctcagaaacaagtgcctgtgctCGTGTGTTTAAA
This is a stretch of genomic DNA from Crassostrea angulata isolate pt1a10 chromosome 4, ASM2561291v2, whole genome shotgun sequence. It encodes these proteins:
- the LOC128180321 gene encoding insulin-like growth factor-binding protein-related protein 1, which codes for MKGIVFVSCFLGFLCLSMGQEDIPSDCGVCDRSACPGQKDKTCKAGITRDRCKCCQVCAQAEGEICDMSGASNKYPPCGDYLTCKMDQDRNIGICVCDYQDTLCGTDDVTYTSICQMREAQNTKGRDLKVKNSGPCKTAPRILTGPDSVTNVTGDKVVLMCEATGFPIPHIGWLFQRTDDETNSLPGDDMAISVVTRGGPEKYQVTGWLQVDEASKHHEGYYICVAHNKHGSDKQTGRIKIHEKKLNRVERKEDGDQL
- the LOC128180322 gene encoding uncharacterized protein LOC128180322 translates to MAEYRLAGGLIVTERVSSNLRIFNIAKRHVGSLLWSQDSELHGAKKKDKCAMFVYDVITEAGLTAPRQKPWFCGYSPASSSEWGNRRSEVIHACGCFHSVSIPMRGDIVAFPSNHGTTHCGIVTTGGHFIGTTNKRIVETKMPAHVKRVFWRYTGDVPNTDRLLEKYK